tttttaaatattaagcgaccttttaaaatttttgaaaaatgaatggaAACACTATTAACcaacttatataaataaaaacattttaattataattacaatCAAACAACTCATAAAGGCCTATTGAGctttcatatatatagataatagaTGGATAAATGATTGATGGGTCAAGCAGACACAATGCTCATGGATGTTAAAATGGGTTGGTTAGGCCAAAATACAAGGGGCTTGGGCTTCCTCAAACCAAGCCCATTCGACACCGCAAGCAAAGGCAACAGAGGGTGGTAGCAACTTGCAACTTGCAACTTGCAACTTGCAAGTGATCTTGAGTTCAATAATGAAGATCATAAATGTATGATTAAAGTAGTGAGAGACAAATAGTAGTGATTCCTCATATGATTTCTGTAACTAAAGTCTCAAACAGAGGACAAAGAGAATCACACCATTCTTCCAATTTCAACATCACAAGATTttacctacttttttttttccaactttccACATCACAACacccatcatcatcatcacggTCAAACTATAAATAAACATCCTAATAAGATAGAATCCCTCTAATTACTGCTCCAACGGCTCCATTTAGTGGGACACCCTTCTCATTTTTTGCTTTGTTTCGAAGAAGTACCAGAAAATTTCTTTCTGGGAATGCATTTCCCTTTCACtgtcttctctttcttctcttccaCCTCCTCCACTGCTTCTCCCAACCCAGCCTTGGAGCTCCTGACCATTTCAAAGTACATAACAAAGTAGTTTGGTCCAAGTTTGCCACAAAATGgtaatacaaacaaaatacataTACACACACCTAGCAAGATTGTAATTGTTATTTCATTATTTGTCTTGATTTCCTAAAGAAAGAAACTGTCTAATTCTGTCGCCAAAACAATCATTTACTAATTTATGCCCCATATCGAATGatgacaaaatcatttttgaaaaaaattatttcaggCTGGTGCCTTTCAATAATTCTGATATTTTAAATCAGACCGTGCACATTGTCAAAAAGCTATGCAAATTTTGGGCAACGATTGATTGTATTGTGGACAGATCAATTTTAGGGGAGAAATTTCTGGTGAATTAAtggcaaaaattttaaaatgttttgaatagAGCACACTATAATTATCATTCAAGTAGTGTTATAGATTATGACAAAAAATGTTGTGGAATTGAGTCACTGACCTTTCTTCGTTGTACGAAGATGATTTCTTGAGCACTGGCTGGATGGAAACTCGGTCCTCGGTCATGGATTCAACGATACTCCCACTGAAGTACTCCTTCTCTTCCGATTGAAGGTTTCCAAATCGTGGGTTCTCTGAAATGTAATTGATCATGTCTTCTTCCGCCACCTTCGCTGCAGTTTTGCAGAGAACCCCTTTATGGAGATTGGTGTTCTTCACAGGAATGTTTGCTGAGCTTCGCTTCAGACTCGTACCATTCTTCGGTTTACCAGAGACCATGCTACCGCATGCAATGAGCTGGAGCAGAACCGAGTTGCGACTTAGTACTGGCTCAGCAAAGACGGAGTCAACTGGGTCGCCGTCTTCAAATCGTTTAGAATTGGAGTTGCTCTCGTTTGCTTTGTCAGAGACTGTAGAGGATGTGGATGGGGGTGACCCGTCCTCTAGCGTTAACTCAGTAGGGTTGGAGTTTTTCTGGGTTGCTTCAATTTCGTCGGTAGAGACTCCTCTTGAGCAGCGCGAGCGGGAGGTGTTGGAGCTGGTGTAGCTTGTCTTCTCTTcatcttcctcctcttcttcttcctggTAATCGTGCTCTTCATCTCTCATGTTCTCCACTTCTACTGGCTCTCTGTGTCGGCTCCGCCGGGGGAGAGGAATGCGTTTAGGGTGGAAGTTAGGTTCCGGAATGTGCTGCACTCTGTTGCTCACATGAAGCTGCTGGAATTTGTCTGTGACAAGGAATGGTCCCGATGAAAAGATGAGGGAAGATAAAAGCAGCAAACACAAGGTGGGGTTGTGCTAAACATGTTGTGTAATAGAGGGTGGATGGAGAGTCTACCTGTACAGCCTTCAATCAGTTCAGAGCCTTTTAGTACGTACTCAGCTCCTTCTGCCGGGTAGATGATGTCGTTCTCTGCTAAGTCATTCCACACATACCCGTTCTTGTAGCTCCTAATATCAAACACTATTACCCCAATTGTTTGAAGGAAGAAAAACTAAATGCATGTGAGAAGATGAGTCGAAGAACTTACCTTTTGCAAGACCAGGAATAGAGAGAAGGCATGCCTTTACCTCGGAGAACAGTGAGCCGTTCCATCACATCTATATCGATAACATCATAAACGGGGAAATTAATAAGACAAGAATCAATCAAAGGATATAAGCAAAGCAGAAGGCCATTATTCGATTTACCTTTCAAACGAAGCTGCTGATTGGCCAAGTGGGTGACCTCCATATAGTGGGGATGCTCAAGCTGTCCATTTCTGGAGAGGTAATACACAACTTGAACTTTCCTGAAGGGTTTGACTCGGGGCTGCAAACACACTTTGGCCCTGTCTGGACTGGTTTCTCTGCTTGATCTCCTCGCTCGAATGTCCATATTCTTCTGTGCTAGCTAGCTTCTCTTTGTTCTTGTTGGAGGTTGAAACTTGAAAACTTTAACGAATCCAACACCCCCCTTTTATCATACCACACAGGACAGAGAGCGAAAGGAATACAGGGAGAGGGACAAACCTCGAAAGGTTCAAATGCAGAATATCTTTGGATGCTCGTGAAAATGGTAGTTAACGGAGGGAGATAGAGGTCAAGGGTGGGGTCAGGGTGGCACTGCTCTTCCCATTTTGACTTTGCTAGCCGTGACCCCAATTGAGACATAAAAAAAAGCCATATAATCAGATAAGCTTTGCAACCAACCTCACTAAGCTTTTCGCCAGCTCTGTATCCTAGAACGTTCACGTCTGTGTATTTAATAGTGCCAGATTTTTACCACTGATCCATAGGGCTCTACCCCTACCTCTCTTCCATTCTTTTTCAGTTTCGTTATGTTAGACAACAACCCTTTATGATTGAAAAGTGGACTTTTCTCCCTTCCTTCTCAGATACACTAGATGTAACCTCTTATTGCTTAAATATGAAAGAAGATCAGCTAAGCTAAGCTCGCTTTCTATTGAAATAATACAACTGGAAAAATATTCCTTTTTCCTGGTAAAATATGCTATTGTAGCAGAACTTTTGAAGCTATATCATTTCCCTCAATGTAAAGAATTATGAGTGTAACCCAGAAGGTATGATCAGTGTCTTAGTAGCCATCCACGTCAAGAATAAATAGCTAAGGGTTAATGTGAAAGTTTAGTGGCGGGCTTTATATAAAGTCTTATCTTATGATAGTCTATCTCTTTTTCCCAGATGATCAATGGCATACTTTTGTTCTTCTTTCTAAAAGCGATGTCGTCCACATGTTTGCTATGATGAAATCCCACCAGCCATGATGAAATGCTACTTAaccttttaaattttcttcactCATGTGAGCTTCCTTTTGagtttgagaaaattttcatatatatatgagtAGTCAAACTATTGAAATGTTCATACATATACCCACCCATCAATGTTGCCATGATTTCACCACTGAGTGACTGCAGCAGATTAAGATGTGAAAATAGCAATTCCATGGAGATTTCAAAAAAGATTACATTCCGACCAAGCTGGTGGATGAAGTGAAATGATTAGGGTATAAAAAAAAGTAGCTTAGGTGAATGAGTATGGCAACTTTAACCCTTTTATAATGTCTCACTAAAGAGATTAATTTAGTGGAATTTTTCTTCCACACTCGCTTTATCAACAACGGACCCAGTAGAAATTATTTCCCCTCCAACCAAGATCCTTTATTCACAGAAGAAAGTGAATCAAATTTGGATATACATTTGAATGCAATAAGTTTAATAATGTTCTCATTGTTTGACAATAAATTACCATGAGATATGAGGAAAGGGTAATTGTAAGTGCCAATCTCTCCGCCTGGGGTAAACTCAGAAGAAGAGGTGATTGTGAAGTGTTCGACAAAAGGCATACAAGAGGATCTTCACTATTCTCACGTGATTGTCTAAGTTAAAGCTCAACATGTCTATCAGTAGAAATAAAGAAGTCCCACCGGCTGGTGGAGCTTCCATTTTTTGTTTGGCAGTAAGTATGGAGCTACCCATAAGGACAATGGATACgtccctttttcattttcacacAAAGGTGAGGGCGTACTAAAGCGTGGGCTGGTCCGGTGCATCACTGGGCAGTCTCCACATTTATATCCAAATCTTTCAGAATCCCTCCAAACGCTTAACTAATAGCCAACATATGGTATGCGTATATATCGGAATCTTATCTTCTCTCACAATTTCCCTGCATATCTTTGATAGACTCCAAGACACGGGTTGAAATGACCCAAACCACATGCTAAGATTTGCAATAGATGTGTGGAATGTGTTATCATAGATATAGATATTAAACAAGCGAGATCAAGCAAGTCACATACATAATATGATTTGATGACGTTATTTTATAAAcgtaattattatattaaaatttcgGATATATTGAAGGTTGGACGTTACCAAATAGCATAGAATCTTCCAAAAATTTGTTCCAATAAAGAATAGTAGTAATGAGAGAGAATTTAATGTAGGAATTGGATAATAAATAGAAAACGAAAAGACAATTACAAAAACCTCGGAGGTTGAGCTTGGAGTCTTGGACTGTAGTGGTGTCGTCAAGTCCCGTCCCAGAAACAGCGTGGGCCTGTCACTACCCTCTCCCCAGTTCCCCCTTCTACCTTTGAGCTTACTGGGGGACTGGGTCCCCGCCTCTTTACTCTATGATTTTCCCCTCTCAACTCTGTTTTAATTTATACCTTATAGGCATATTTACAAATACCTAAAGTGCAAAATATTTTGGATATGGGCTATGGAGCTATATAATAATTCAGAGGATCAGGGTCTGACCCTGTTGCAGTTGGGCATGGTAGACTCACTGGCTAGGTCTCTCTCTAAAGGGTAACGGCTAACGAGTGGCATTACAGACTACAGAGGAGCTGCATTCACTGAGTCTCCCTACGATGTGACCCAAAGCTGTTTCTTTCTCTGTTAtagaaactaaaaatataaaaatagataaaagggCCAAAGCCAAAAAGGAAGGGAGGACTGAGGAGCAGTGGGACTCTGGTGTCTACCATTATGGAGCACAGTATCAGAAGAAGACGCAGTAGAATACAATGTCAAATCGAATATAACGTTTCACTTCCTCATTAATTATATCCCCATTATTAGCCTCTCATTTTTCACCTAAAGCCAAAAGTATGGGTATCCCACGCGCTCTCTCGTAAACTGTGCCGTACTGTTCCTCCCTCTGAGACATCGTACACTGATCATACCCGCGTGTGGACCACTCGCTACAAAGGCCACCTGTAATTCCAGCCTGAATTTTACTACGACGCCCCGGCTGTGGATGCTTTTCACCGAGTCAAACTGGCTGGTGGATCAGTCTGACGGCACCCGTTTTTGCTGCTAGAATGtcctccttttttcttttcttttttcatttctgattttttttttttttcaaaattttattttcaattttaaatataactctttaaaaaacttaaatattaaattttaaaatatgctcTCCATAATAGTTTCAAGCCCATTCGTTTTAGTGGGCTCTGTGTTTACCATTGGACCCATAGTTGCAGACACACGGCAAGTTTGAAACGTGGGCCGGGCTCACTAGAATCTTAGGCCCAATCCAGCCCTACATAACTCAACGCACCGGGCTCGGTTGCGTGCCAATTTTGAATATGAGCCACTTTGTGCAGGACCCAGAAGAAGATTCCTGATTCCAAACGAAAATTGGATAGAAAAAACAGGATATGTAGATTTCTAGAGCTTTTCAGACCCCTGGATGCACTGGTTCCGGCATTTTGCCTCATAGGAAAGGGAAAATGTAGATCGCAGGGTCATAGATTGTATATGGCCTTATGGGATTATTGCAAAGCACAATGAATGATgttatttattgtaatttgaatatattttctatttttttaaaaaaaaattgtatataaaagtataatattttatacaaaaagtatatatgtaatttataaaagtaaaatttttaaatttgaagtgCTAAAACCTTTtttatgctttgttttttttaaatagttttaaaaatcattattttttatttttttattttaaatagttttccaaatcattatttttttcaatataaactTCAAAAGAGAAGAGTAAATgcatcttatataaaaattataattaggtttTTATCTAAAAgcagaaaataaaaagtatattcAAAGTTGCACATAATATTTAtgtcaaatatgataaatttggCATAAGTATTTAaaagtgtatttttattatCCGTTacttttttttcaatagattGTTAAACACATTGAGTTCCCAGAATGATCATAGATTATTTACAAGCTTTTTGGTTAAATTTCAATGAGGAAAATGCAGTCTTGTCAGTATGACTCTATTGATAATTAAGTgataatttaatagaaaaatgcGGTCTTATCGGTATGACTTTATTGATAGTCAAGTGATAATTTAAAGAGGAATCCCTTGATAGGTGGTACTAtagggattttttttcctttttgatgtGATATCGAGACAAGTTATATTCTTCAAGGGGTACCCAATAGGTGGATACCTAATTTTGGTatcattgatattttttctataaaaaaaaagcaatgTAAAGAGCAAAAAATCCACCTTTTTCTTCCCTTGCCAAAAAGGACACCAAATGACAAATTCTTATTTCTAGTAAATTGTTGTGACAATACGTTGTGGTAAAGaagtcaaaaacattttttatattctaattttatttatttttaaaatttgtagtCTTATTTGAAGAGATTTTGGCAGGGGGATGAATTTTTTGATA
Above is a genomic segment from Vitis riparia cultivar Riparia Gloire de Montpellier isolate 1030 chromosome 7, EGFV_Vit.rip_1.0, whole genome shotgun sequence containing:
- the LOC117917612 gene encoding protein UPSTREAM OF FLC is translated as MDIRARRSSRETSPDRAKVCLQPRVKPFRKVQVVYYLSRNGQLEHPHYMEVTHLANQQLRLKDVMERLTVLRGKGMPSLYSWSCKRSYKNGYVWNDLAENDIIYPAEGAEYVLKGSELIEGCTDKFQQLHVSNRVQHIPEPNFHPKRIPLPRRSRHREPVEVENMRDEEHDYQEEEEEEDEEKTSYTSSNTSRSRCSRGVSTDEIEATQKNSNPTELTLEDGSPPSTSSTVSDKANESNSNSKRFEDGDPVDSVFAEPVLSRNSVLLQLIACGSMVSGKPKNGTSLKRSSANIPVKNTNLHKGVLCKTAAKVAEEDMINYISENPRFGNLQSEEKEYFSGSIVESMTEDRVSIQPVLKKSSSYNEERSSKAGLGEAVEEVEEKKEKTVKGKCIPRKKFSGTSSKQSKK